Proteins encoded together in one Heliomicrobium gestii window:
- a CDS encoding 4Fe-4S binding protein: protein MLQKYKSIAFLIPLAYLSLGLYYPLFGYVMALCMATAIGISTVAGRKWCGGLCPRGLLYDKFLAFNRKKPIPAWLKSKHARNIFFAVFMSAFIWRLSLTGGDIEKIGSVFVTMGIISGTIGLVVGLLYKTRSWCVICPMGAMASWVGALRGRGGAMTIASDCKECRLCERQCPMQIPIVSYKDANHRATITDNACIRCGECASACPRGTIKRSGIDTTPRHPAQESL from the coding sequence GTGTTGCAAAAATACAAGAGCATCGCTTTTCTCATCCCTTTGGCCTACCTCTCCTTAGGCCTCTACTATCCCCTCTTCGGCTACGTCATGGCCCTCTGCATGGCCACCGCCATCGGCATCTCCACCGTTGCCGGTCGCAAGTGGTGTGGCGGCTTATGCCCCCGGGGACTTCTCTACGACAAATTCCTCGCTTTCAACCGAAAAAAGCCCATCCCCGCCTGGCTAAAATCAAAACACGCCCGCAACATCTTTTTCGCCGTCTTTATGTCCGCCTTTATTTGGCGGCTTAGCCTGACCGGCGGCGACATCGAAAAAATCGGTTCTGTCTTCGTCACCATGGGCATCATCTCAGGGACCATCGGTCTCGTCGTGGGCCTTCTCTACAAAACCCGCTCCTGGTGCGTCATCTGCCCCATGGGCGCCATGGCCAGCTGGGTGGGCGCGCTCCGGGGTCGCGGCGGCGCGATGACAATCGCCTCAGACTGCAAGGAGTGCCGCCTCTGTGAACGCCAATGCCCCATGCAGATCCCGATTGTGAGTTACAAGGACGCCAACCACCGGGCGACCATCACCGATAACGCCTGCATCCGTTGCGGCGAATGCGCCAGCGCCTGCCCGCGGGGCACGATCAAGAGAAGCGGCATCGATACCACCCCACGT
- a CDS encoding NAD(P)/FAD-dependent oxidoreductase — protein sequence MNKYDVAIIGSGPSAIFAAYELVVTCPTARVIILEAGSDIYSRKCPIAEKKSTRCVKCNPCDIMRGFGGAGAFSDGKYNFTTEFGGWLQEYLSTQDVMELIDYVDRINLQYGAPSDLFSTEKSTIGKKALAHDLHLLHAKVRHLGTENNLQILKSLFEYLDQKVTLLFRTPVSAITPQGKGFLLDIGKSEKIQCDYLIAAPGRAGSEWFAGQCKSLGLSLFNNQVDVGVRVEIPAEVFQHITDEVYEAKLVYRTKQYGDLVRTFCMNPYGYVVAENTDGIITVNGHSYRDEKLHSRNTNFALLVSNRFTEPFNEPHQYGKRIASFSNLLGGGVLVQRFGDLVKGRRTNEHRLAQSFTKPTLKAIPGDLSLVLPKRHLDNIVEMIYALDKVAPGMANNDTLLYGVEVKFYSSRLKLTTQLETEIANMFAIGDGAGVTRGLSQASASGVHVARVIAERLQQ from the coding sequence AAGTATGATGTGGCGATCATCGGCAGCGGACCTTCCGCTATTTTTGCGGCCTACGAACTTGTCGTCACCTGTCCTACCGCCCGTGTGATCATCCTGGAAGCGGGCAGCGATATCTATTCAAGAAAATGCCCCATCGCTGAGAAAAAATCGACCCGTTGTGTGAAGTGCAACCCCTGTGATATCATGCGGGGCTTCGGCGGCGCCGGCGCTTTCTCCGACGGCAAGTATAACTTTACCACCGAATTCGGCGGCTGGCTCCAGGAGTACCTCTCTACACAGGACGTAATGGAACTTATCGATTATGTGGACCGGATCAACCTGCAGTACGGCGCGCCCTCCGATCTGTTCAGCACCGAGAAAAGCACCATCGGCAAAAAAGCCCTCGCCCATGACCTGCATCTGCTTCACGCCAAGGTGCGTCACCTGGGCACAGAGAACAACCTGCAGATCCTGAAGAGCCTCTTTGAATACCTCGATCAGAAAGTGACCCTCCTTTTCCGGACGCCCGTTTCGGCCATCACCCCGCAGGGAAAGGGCTTCCTGCTCGATATCGGCAAATCGGAGAAGATCCAATGCGACTACCTGATCGCCGCCCCCGGCCGAGCCGGTTCGGAGTGGTTTGCCGGCCAGTGCAAGAGCCTCGGTTTATCCCTCTTTAACAACCAGGTTGACGTGGGTGTGCGCGTGGAGATTCCTGCGGAAGTGTTCCAACACATCACCGACGAGGTCTATGAGGCCAAACTGGTCTACCGGACCAAGCAGTACGGCGACTTGGTCCGCACCTTCTGCATGAACCCCTACGGATATGTGGTCGCCGAAAACACCGACGGCATCATCACCGTCAACGGCCACAGCTACCGCGACGAAAAACTGCACAGCCGCAACACCAATTTCGCCTTGTTGGTGAGCAACCGTTTCACCGAACCTTTCAACGAACCGCACCAGTATGGCAAGCGGATCGCCTCTTTCTCCAACCTGCTTGGCGGCGGCGTCCTCGTCCAGCGCTTCGGCGACCTCGTCAAAGGCCGCCGCACCAACGAACACCGCCTCGCCCAGAGCTTCACCAAGCCGACCTTGAAGGCCATCCCGGGCGATCTCAGCCTCGTCCTTCCGAAACGCCACCTGGACAACATCGTCGAGATGATCTACGCCCTTGACAAAGTCGCCCCGGGCATGGCCAACAACGACACCCTGCTCTACGGCGTGGAAGTGAAGTTCTACAGTTCCCGCCTCAAGCTGACCACTCAATTGGAGACAGAGATCGCCAACATGTTTGCCATCGGCGACGGCGCCGGCGTGACGCGCGGCCTCTCCCAGGCCAGCGCCAGCGGTGTTCATGTGGCCCGGGTCATCGCCGAGCGGCTGCAGCAGTAA